ccccgtccggcgatacggctcaccaccaatcaggttggtctaacagaaatcccggtgaggcgtgggtaggTATAgccatagttcatcttgcgatggatgtacatctgcctaccccactgggatatagtcgtgagcttatgttacctTTAAGTTTCGAGGGAAATATCTCACGTCAGTTTTAAAAGGAAATGTTCATCAGCGGCTGCAGtgtccgcaccacccaaatcccctggtagttgcggcttccgaatacatcccgcttagggacggtactgaaaagtatcggcgtccgaaggacgtaatatacgatcccgacgacccgattactctagccatagaggcagccaatcagctcgcgacaccaaacacttcaggaccccgataccgaccccgccggcgtgggcgacgatttccctcattcagcgcttatcgctatcgacccactagggtcgattaattctttcaaatatttttcctctcagacgacgccctgagccgaggttcgcgcccaacagcgctccccatttgtccggccaagtagttaatgccatctgcggcaaatctacaataaatcacgtcaaaaaaaaaaaaaggctgcAGTGTCCGGAGGGAGGTGTACCACACACAGTACAACAACCACAGTACAAACAGCGCCGCACTAATTACGACATTTGCTATAATTGCCGGCTCCAGATTGGTTTCTTCACGTCCACGGCGCCCCACGGGACCTCCGAGACATTTGCTCTAATGAACACCGTCTTTTGCCACAAACACTTGGAAAAAACGAAACGCTttcgtactttaaaaaaaatacgtacgtTCCACGTGTAAAAAAAGATCCCGACGAATTGAGGTTCTCTTCCATTTTTCAAAGTTGGTTAAAAAGTATGTTTAGGACTAATTTGATTAGCATTTTTTTTCCAAAACGAATAATAATATGCGTAAAAAAACAATGTTAGCTTACGGACACAACGACGTAGATATacgtttattgcaaaaaaaaatatttactaagtTAGTGCAAATACACCTACTACGTACTTTGATGTACTTAAgctcatttgaatttgaaaacagaGTGCGCATTTCTGTGAAAATATTAGTATGTaccaaaaaaatgaaaataacaggacaccatttataattattattatatttggcGTACAACTTTTCTTTTAGGATcgaaatatttaagtaattcaATCTTTCAGCAAATTCTCCAGTTCCAGTTAAGTGTTGTTTCCAGTGACATGAGAACAGCTTCTACATGCTGCTACTGGGCTCTATAGTGGGCGGCTGGTGCTTGCGCCTGCGCAGGTCGTCGCGGAACAGCACGAGGTGCTCGTAGTGCTCGGCGGACGCGTCGAGCAGGTCCACACACACGCGCACCGCTGCCGCCTGCCGGTCCTTCTCGACCTCCATCGTCTTGTCTGTCGCCTGGCTCACCGTGAGAACCTTCTCCACCATATCGTCTAGTCTGAAAGACATTCATTTTTCCATACTGATACTTTCATTACATTAATTCTATCTACATAACATAGGGTCATGGCTGATCATGgttatacaggcgtgatgcttttcGGGGATccccccgaaggggtaggcacaggtatacagtacacccactcttcgccagctatgttaaatTCCACGTAAAAACGTGCAAACCCATTGATACTTATTAGCCGGGCACCAATGCTGGAAACCATGTGTTTCCTTTTCAAGCAACCAGACCGCGCGACCGCGTCCAGATTTGCAGATAAATCATAATAGTGCAACGCGGGCCTCCGGCGAAGTAAATACTtcttagattttttaaattacactaGGTACTATAGAATATGGACAGTCAGCAGTTTTCAGGGACAAGGTGCGCACGAAATCAaagattacatttaaataattaagacTAGGTATATACATTACACCTATACTATCTGTGTCTATCTAGATACTGTCAATATCATCCTATTAaacttaacatttttattttagcaatatggagaacgtaaaaaaaaatgcgtCTTGATGTGTACAAGTGGGTATCTCTCGGAGTAGTAAGTGTAGCTACAAGTAGTCTATtccaaaaacatatattattatgcttcTTAACCACACccatacttactttcttttccTGATCTCCAAGAAGAGGCAGAAGAACACGACTAACACGACGATAACGGCAGTATTCAGCTGCGGCCAGGTGAGGTACTGCGAGATAACGTGGAACCGCGAGATCCGAAACTTGGGCACCACATCCCACACAGAGAAACCTGGCACCAGCAACGTCAGAGGCAACGAGAACACCAACACCAACCCCACCAGCGTCACCACATCGCACTCAGACTTGTCAGACATTATTGTAGGCACGGAATATTGAGGATTTTGAACGACATCTTACagcatgataaaattttgacgaATTATAGTTACGTCAAATTAACACGCCGAGTCATAGAGCAGCATAAGCGCTGAGTAGCTACAAGACTTTTTTAAATGTCCTTGTCATGGTGCAGAATAAGTTGGAGAGCTAAAAAGGTTGTCATAGCCCGCCTGTGGCCCTCTCGTTAACAAATACGAGAGGACCAAAGGCGTTAGTGGATGTGGTCCAGTCTTTATTCTGTAAGTAAGAATAACCATTGGGATCCAAAACTTGCGAGGCAGCAAATGGTTGAGCGCGGCGGCGACGTCCGTCACATGCCTAGGCCGGGCGTCGTCGCCACTCGTGCAGCATATCAATTTCGACTAGGTACACACAATAAAATTGGACGGTCTCCGAGGAGGGCTTAAACGATTCGCCGTTTTGTCTCCGGGCCCAGCTGCGTAATGACCGGAGCAGGAAAAAATTGTCAGCAAGAAAACGCGAGGGTAGTCGGGTTTATGTGCGCGCGGCAGCTGGCGGCACGGCGACGCGCTCCTAACGGCCCCTGCTTACCTCGCAAAACCCGCGCCAATTTTATTTATCGAAAATATAAACCGATTTGCGGAGGGCCCTCGTAAATTCTGAACGGCTGATTTATGACCGCTACGGAGCGCGCTTAAACAAAGTTGCTTCTTGAGAACCTCTACTCTTTCTTTACCTACTTCCTTATGATGACAAGAGAGATTTGTAAGAAAAGAAGGATGCGTTTCGTCTAGTTTGACATAGGTATAGTAGCGAATGACCGATCACATTATAGGTACTGTGTTTACCTATTAAGAGGATCTTTGACTCTCATTAATTGGATAATATTGTTTTGCAATTTTGGGCAATTCTCCTCGACATGAGAGTAGGTAGTAATAAATTCGTAAGGTCAGATACGATGTCAGGTCACCAGCCCATACCTTACAATAAGCTTTTCGGGATGATAATCAGTATCAAAAGTATTGTTTTATGTAACGCAACAAGTTAACTAGATATTTGGTCACACACCTAACTTATACGCGTTTACAGTGCcaaagaaataaatgaataataaacacCATGTAACTTTTCGACTATTCAACGAAAAGCTTTAAGTAGTTCACTAAGTCTAATTTGATAAAGTATCGCGTGCCAGTAAACGCTTCCTCATCACTCGTCTTTAACAAGAGTTGTGGAGAGTGGGTCGGTCGCAACAGTTCCCCGAGGTAGCCCCGTGGTATTGAGACGAACCACGCAAATCAATTAAGTACACCATTTGAGGGTTTCTTTGCGTGTTTTAACAGCAACAACCATGCTTTAGTTATATCAAAAATTTCCTCATACTAAGTCATCGggaacagtctccgtggtctagtagttagtgagttaggctcacgatctggaggtccgggttcgattcccgatagggacattgtcgaaatcactttgtcgaactgtcctttgtttagtaaggacttttcaggcttgaatcacctgattgtccgaaaaagcaagatgattccgtgcttcggagggcacgttaaggcgttggtcccggccattagtcgtaaaaacacttccaccaacccgcattggagcagcgtggtggagtatgaatTTTGAGTATGAGTACAAATTTTGTATAGGAATTAAGGAGGTGGGATAGGCTCACAGCGTTTTGGCTTATCCTACTTCTGAAAAAGCAAAAGCTTTGTATAAAATAGTTAACTGTGCTTTAAGAAAAAGGTAGCTTAAGTTCaggatttgtttatgtacacacaCTCATTTGTACTGAGTCTTTCATCGGGAGTGGCATTATCAGTCCCTGATAAAACcctatgtaataataaataaaaaaatgtattagtcATCGATATGATACAACCAACTAATCATTGATTAGCATTAGCCGTGTGACCATCCAGTACCGATGGACCTACGTCGGTCCATTACAAGCAAATTGCACCCGAATTCATTTACCTTTATGAAGGGCAAATTGTTTCGGTGAGTCCCCAATCAATTTACTAAATTGATCTCTGGTTTATGACGAACTTTCGGTGGATACTTGTACTTCGATATAGGTGATTCACGGTATGCCCCCCTATTATACCGTCATGCATGATGAACTGATGATTATTGCGGCATAAAACGGAAAACTTATTAAGTTCCATGTTGCTTACAAAGTAATACACATCACAAACAGACGAGTGGGTCGAGCAATTACACAAGTCAGATACTTTTAATACGAATTCGAATAGATATGATAAATCGAatcaaatgtaatttattgCAACAAAACATACAATCATTTTTAGCAACATTATTTGCTAAAGACCGAGTTGTGTTAAAGTAGAATCATTTAGTAAAGACTGTAATATTGTAaagttgttttaaaagaaactgTAATATCAGAATGGGTCAGTCTGAGGACAGACTGAGAGCAGGATGGCCGAATGTAAGAATGGTAGGCCGAATGAAACGGAGCGTTAAGGTGTTTGAAAGAGCGCGATGAGCGAGCGAGAAGAAAGAGGTTTGCAGATCAAAAGTTGGTTGTTTTTATGGTCGAAGATGTAAAATAGATAAAGCTCGAAAACAAACAAGttagtataataaatataatcgtTTTCCATCATTCCCCGTCCCACAATTTTTGGGATTTCCTATCGTCTTAGGTATTGAAGTAATCAAATGTCCTAGAAAGAGACGTCCGACCAGGTGATCGCGTACAATGTAGTGGACACTGTATGTGTATAGATTGTTGTATCACTGTACAAAACTCCATAATTATCATGGCGTCACTAAACCAAGTGACctgtttcaaaaataaaacattatctgAAATATACCATCATTTATTACATTCTATATATATATGGCtacaaatgtaaaaaatatcagTCGCCTTATAAGTATAATAGCTAAATTTACTAacagtaataattaataatccaTTAGCACATTATTTAAAagtgtataataaaaatattactataaCATTGTGAAATTATGCAGAAATtgcaatttaaatataaaatatttgagactAAATTGGTTATTGATCACACGAAaaagaaacttaaaaataaaatataaataatatcatgTTACTAGTCTTAggaacataataaattattatattaacccAAATACAGATCTTTTCATTTTTCACAATGAGCAGTATACTTCTTTATCATTCTTGcaatatttacatatattttatttatttctctacaTGAGTTTTAAACCAGTATCGAACACAGTTTGAAGAACGCCGCAAAAAACAATACGTAAGTTGTGACAGAGACTAGATggttaatattcaaaaatatatataaaaaaataagttgcattacaaacaaattaataagaTTTGATATAATTAGAAGCCGGAAAATACGAGTCATTCATTAAAAAATGCTTCCctgtgtaataaattattattatgtacatttttattactacCTATTTCagaataataacattaagtatTATCCAAATTGTGAAGTATTTTAATTCAGCGCTTGTTATCTGTTATTTATACACCTATCGACTTTCATTTTACATATTAGAACAGTTACAATCTCACTTTCAGAAATTGACGAGGatatctatataatatattatgtatatgtataacgtcaacgtttaatgatatttcaatcaacgtttggccatatcattaatgtaggtgctatgtggtgtaataaaaatgtgaaTAGTCGATTCATTTCCtcggttcaaaattattttcccaatcaatactatcgatatggaatattgtacaattacattgattcgtcgataataatatcaatcaagtttgaaatata
This portion of the Pectinophora gossypiella chromosome 1, ilPecGoss1.1, whole genome shotgun sequence genome encodes:
- the LOC126369897 gene encoding uncharacterized protein LOC126369897; this encodes MSDKSECDVVTLVGLVLVFSLPLTLLVPGFSVWDVVPKFRISRFHVISQYLTWPQLNTAVIVVLVVFFCLFLEIRKRKLDDMVEKVLTVSQATDKTMEVEKDRQAAAVRVCVDLLDASAEHYEHLVLFRDDLRRRKHQPPTIEPSSSM